The following coding sequences are from one Mytilus trossulus isolate FHL-02 chromosome 8, PNRI_Mtr1.1.1.hap1, whole genome shotgun sequence window:
- the LOC134682016 gene encoding caspase-14-like → MTKHRVLKIKDVKSPLMHDYSKVDVYKIHGEKRGKVFMINNTFSGTKHQETKKREGTSVDVQNLTELFQQLHFEVELKTDLTAEEMVKWLEKERDSITDWDKIECVVLILMSHGKGEYIFGDDNKPVKLTDITAVFDSNHCKGLDEKPRLVFVQACRGVETPEEQLSKVCLKLEKQKLQSHTPGGQDQVDAVPSKDDKSSHVKHPAADFLVVYATPAGTLSSSSIDTGSWFLNAVVWTFKYHAKHEELHHLLLRVNRLVAKGKDPEEVGKKLTVSEVKSNLRKKLYFFPGVYGDSPQLFKD, encoded by the exons ATGACAAAGCACAGAGTATTAAAAATCAAAGACGTAAAGAGTCCACTAATGCATGATTATAGCAAAGTT GATGTTTATAAAATTCACGGGGAAAAACGTGGAAAAGTGTTCATGATCAATAATACATTTTCCGGCACGAAACATcaagaaacaaagaaaagagAAGGTACAAGCGTCGATGTACAAAATCTGACAGAGTTATTCCAACAGTTGCATTTTGAAGTTGAACTAAAGACTGATTTAACAGCAGAG GAAATGGTTAAATGGTTAGAAAAAGAACGAGACAGTATTACTGACTGGGATAAAATTGAGTGCGTTGTTCTTATTCTAATGAGTCATGGAAAGGGCGAATACATTTTCGGCGACGATAATAAACCTGTTAAACTCACAGATATCACAGCAGTGTTTGATTCAAATCATTGTAAAGGTTTAGACGAAAAACCAAGATTGGTTTTTGTGCAAGCTTGTCGAGGAG TTGAAACACCTGAAGAACAGCTTTCAAAGGTATGTTTGAAATTGGAAAAACAGAAACTTCAATCTCATACACCTGGTGGTCAAGATCAAGTCGATGCAGTACCATCAAAGGATGACAAATCATCACACGTGAAACATCCAGCAGCAGACTTTTTAGTCGTGTACGCAACACCGGCAG gGACACTTTCGTCTTCAAGTATTGACACTGGATCTTGGTTTTTAAATGCAGTGGTCTGGACATTCAAATATCATGCTAAACATGAAGAATTGCACCATTTGCTTCTTAGA GTCAACAGATTAGTTGCAAAAGGCAAAGATCCAGAAGAAGTTGGAAAGAAATTGACCGTTTCGGAAGTAAAATCAAACCTAAGGAAGAAATTGTACTTCTTTCCGGGAGTTTATGGCGACTCTCCTCAGTTGTTTAAGGactaa